The Candidatus Eisenbacteria bacterium genome includes a region encoding these proteins:
- a CDS encoding glycosyltransferase family 39 protein, translating to MKPEFRRSPRFWLLAIFMLALAVRLIYLGVMVGFNSPVPLRYDDGTYDGLARSIASGHGMTLWDKPSTIVSPGYPYFIGGCYAIFGPAPSGPRVVQALIGSSTVVLVSAFALELGLGLPAAVLAGTIASFHPSAVYFTGRYFPMILHAALLAAAIYALLRWRRRGWLWLIMSGVMLGIAALVRSDVLMLVPLMALSLLPLVGWGRRWVAAAVLLVGIAYALQLPWLVRCERIGGLQAFPTTFTWRTLWGGDNPWSRGGPVTAERIIAHYDTPGSEAGLRPAMREQLFALRQWQAIRTQMTEAQAESAFKYMTLTWRAREPGRYIANIGRKLLAFASPWPMQGGDVLRRYGLILGLSYGIWLPLALIGFVAAWRLGPARWMFIAVVLQILMTTAAVCGHPRLRFATEVLFMPYAGYGIVRLRDWLIRRRRPDAGTESSPGTHA from the coding sequence ATGAAACCGGAATTCCGCCGTTCTCCGCGATTCTGGCTGCTGGCAATATTCATGCTGGCGCTCGCAGTGCGACTCATCTACCTTGGCGTGATGGTCGGATTTAACAGCCCTGTGCCGCTTCGTTACGACGACGGCACATACGACGGCCTGGCACGCTCGATTGCATCCGGACATGGGATGACATTGTGGGATAAGCCGAGCACGATTGTGTCGCCCGGCTATCCCTATTTCATCGGTGGATGCTACGCAATCTTCGGTCCGGCGCCGTCTGGTCCGCGCGTCGTCCAGGCCCTGATCGGATCATCTACGGTGGTACTGGTCTCCGCGTTTGCTCTGGAGCTGGGGCTGGGGCTTCCGGCTGCGGTCCTGGCAGGGACTATCGCTTCGTTTCATCCTTCGGCAGTTTATTTCACCGGACGGTATTTTCCGATGATTCTGCATGCGGCCTTGCTGGCTGCCGCGATATATGCGCTCCTCAGGTGGCGCCGGAGAGGATGGCTGTGGCTGATAATGTCCGGAGTGATGTTGGGCATAGCTGCCCTGGTGCGCTCCGACGTGCTCATGCTCGTGCCCCTGATGGCGCTCAGTCTGCTGCCTCTGGTTGGCTGGGGACGACGCTGGGTGGCCGCCGCCGTGCTCCTTGTCGGAATCGCTTACGCGCTGCAACTTCCGTGGCTCGTGCGGTGTGAGAGGATTGGCGGCTTGCAGGCATTTCCTACCACGTTCACGTGGCGGACGCTCTGGGGAGGAGACAATCCGTGGTCGCGCGGGGGCCCTGTGACAGCTGAACGTATCATAGCGCATTACGACACGCCGGGGAGCGAGGCGGGTTTGAGGCCGGCGATGCGCGAGCAGCTGTTCGCTCTCAGGCAATGGCAGGCAATTCGCACCCAAATGACCGAAGCTCAGGCGGAGAGCGCTTTCAAGTATATGACTCTTACTTGGCGCGCCCGTGAACCGGGGCGTTACATCGCAAACATCGGCCGCAAGCTCCTGGCCTTTGCCAGCCCCTGGCCCATGCAAGGTGGGGACGTACTTCGACGCTACGGTCTTATCCTGGGATTGAGTTACGGGATATGGCTGCCACTGGCCCTCATAGGATTCGTGGCTGCCTGGCGCCTGGGACCGGCGCGCTGGATGTTTATCGCGGTAGTCCTTCAGATCCTGATGACCACCGCCGCCGTGTGCGGACATCCGCGCCTGCGCTTTGCCACCGAGGTGCTTTTCATGCCCTACGCCGGATACGGCATCGTGCGTCTCCGCGATTGGCTCATCCGACGCCGACGGCCCGATGCCGGGACAGAATCATCTCCGGGCACGCACGCATAG
- a CDS encoding CsgG/HfaB family protein has protein sequence MNEERLPLVPFLLCLLLVSGCASTVVNFAATEKPAYELAQISTIAVLDFSDFARSPGSGKAVASEITTRLKKSGKFHLVERGDLETVLREQALGLSGVIDEQSAAKVGGILGAQAVIVGEVISYETREVREKETETRSFKTGKWHYEKKKRFPWSKEEEQVKVYEEEERPVDVFYRHKTASVAANLRVVDTVTGEVLVSESRSSGFDERMPEDQSSGGFGWLGLFRVFGGSGREKIPPDGEILFRLTSGVASELAGTISPHPVLRTFHLMKGASKESKRGVEFAKAGLWDKALLEWERAAAAEPDDPAPHYNMGVAYEKLERMPDARASYEKALSLEPQNTSIQRALAAIPQTAETKECQPEAAKLFTVVKLTDDGTMYLDFGERDGAVVGLTIQLIGVEDVKHPVTGEVLGTEETDIALATIVKVFEKMSVLRLENMSRSPSPGEKLKVTRVVEKGAEPKAE, from the coding sequence TTGAATGAAGAAAGGCTCCCTTTAGTTCCTTTCCTGCTTTGTCTCCTTTTGGTTTCCGGCTGCGCATCTACCGTGGTGAATTTTGCCGCTACCGAGAAGCCAGCATATGAGCTTGCCCAGATTTCAACTATCGCTGTTCTTGATTTCTCTGATTTCGCCCGCTCGCCCGGGTCAGGGAAGGCAGTCGCGTCTGAAATAACCACACGGCTTAAGAAAAGCGGAAAATTCCACTTGGTCGAAAGAGGAGACCTTGAGACGGTCCTGCGAGAACAGGCGTTGGGACTCTCCGGCGTAATCGACGAGCAGAGCGCAGCAAAAGTAGGGGGCATTCTCGGAGCACAGGCAGTCATAGTCGGAGAGGTAATTTCGTACGAGACCCGCGAAGTGCGCGAAAAAGAGACAGAGACACGAAGTTTCAAGACCGGCAAATGGCACTACGAAAAGAAAAAGAGGTTTCCATGGTCCAAGGAGGAGGAACAAGTAAAGGTCTATGAAGAGGAAGAAAGACCTGTCGATGTGTTCTATCGCCACAAGACGGCATCCGTTGCGGCGAACCTCCGCGTCGTCGATACAGTCACAGGAGAGGTGCTGGTGTCGGAATCCAGGAGCTCGGGCTTCGACGAGAGAATGCCCGAAGATCAATCAAGCGGCGGATTCGGATGGCTGGGTCTCTTTCGCGTGTTTGGAGGATCGGGACGGGAGAAGATTCCACCCGATGGGGAAATTCTTTTTCGGCTCACGAGTGGCGTTGCTTCAGAGCTCGCCGGGACAATCTCGCCTCATCCGGTCTTGAGAACCTTCCATCTGATGAAAGGCGCCTCCAAGGAGTCAAAACGCGGAGTCGAATTCGCCAAGGCAGGCCTCTGGGACAAGGCTCTCCTCGAATGGGAGCGAGCTGCCGCTGCTGAACCTGATGACCCGGCTCCTCACTACAACATGGGCGTTGCATACGAGAAGCTCGAACGCATGCCGGATGCAAGAGCCTCCTATGAAAAGGCGCTTTCCCTTGAGCCGCAGAATACGTCAATCCAGAGAGCGCTTGCGGCCATCCCCCAGACCGCGGAGACCAAAGAATGCCAGCCGGAAGCGGCGAAGCTCTTCACCGTGGTCAAACTGACTGATGATGGAACGATGTATCTCGACTTTGGCGAAAGAGATGGTGCAGTTGTCGGCCTCACAATACAGCTGATAGGAGTAGAAGACGTGAAGCATCCGGTGACCGGTGAGGTTCTCGGGACCGAGGAAACCGACATAGCTCTGGCAACAATCGTCAAAGTCTTCGAGAAGATGTCCGTTCTGCGCCTGGAAAACATGAGCCGCTCGCCGTCTCCCGGAGAGAAGCTGAAGGTAACAAGGGTGGTTGAAAAAGGAGCGGAACCCAAAGCTGAATGA
- a CDS encoding DegT/DnrJ/EryC1/StrS family aminotransferase, with protein sequence MGGNPARKTFLPFARPCFDDKERAEVLDALGSDWITTGPKTLKFEKELAAYVGSRYAVALNSCTAALHLALASYGIGEGDEVITSPFTFCSTVAVILHMRAKPVLADVDERTFNIDPEEVKKKLTRRTKAIIPVHFAGQPCEMDSLLRIAQQKGVKIIEDAAHAIGAEYKGRKIGSIGDATAFSFYATKNLTTGEGGMLVTDDEELSEKVRILSLHGMSRDAWKRYFAQGSWYYEITQLGYKCNMSDIMAAIGIHQLRKLDSFVAKREKYASYLDRAIARIGHVTVPYVSADLRHARHIYPLLLNLDELSVDRTKFIEELRSENIGTTVHFIPIHYHPYFRDALGYKKGDFPKTEALYEREISLPLYPSMTKKDLDDVVSAIGKIVGAYGKK encoded by the coding sequence ATGGGCGGGAACCCTGCGAGGAAAACCTTCCTGCCCTTTGCGCGTCCCTGCTTCGACGACAAGGAAAGGGCGGAGGTCCTGGATGCGCTCGGCTCGGACTGGATCACGACCGGCCCAAAGACATTGAAATTTGAGAAAGAGCTCGCGGCCTACGTGGGCTCCAGGTATGCCGTGGCACTCAACTCATGCACTGCCGCGCTTCATCTCGCCCTTGCTTCCTACGGAATCGGAGAGGGAGATGAGGTCATCACTTCTCCGTTTACCTTCTGTTCCACCGTGGCCGTTATCCTCCACATGAGGGCAAAGCCGGTCCTTGCGGATGTTGACGAAAGGACCTTTAACATTGACCCGGAAGAGGTGAAGAAAAAGCTCACCCGGAGGACAAAGGCCATAATACCCGTTCATTTCGCGGGTCAGCCGTGCGAGATGGACTCGCTCTTGCGGATAGCCCAACAGAAAGGCGTGAAGATCATCGAGGATGCCGCGCACGCAATTGGCGCAGAGTACAAAGGCAGGAAAATCGGCTCTATTGGCGACGCAACCGCATTCAGCTTCTATGCCACGAAAAACCTGACCACAGGTGAAGGCGGGATGCTTGTGACGGATGATGAGGAGCTTTCCGAAAAGGTGAGGATCCTGAGCCTGCACGGAATGAGCAGGGACGCCTGGAAGAGGTACTTTGCTCAAGGGTCATGGTATTACGAGATAACTCAGCTTGGCTACAAGTGCAATATGTCGGACATTATGGCTGCAATCGGCATTCATCAGCTCAGAAAGCTCGATTCATTCGTCGCGAAGAGAGAGAAATACGCAAGTTATCTTGATAGAGCCATCGCTCGAATCGGTCACGTCACAGTGCCATATGTTTCTGCAGATCTCAGGCACGCAAGGCACATCTATCCCCTTCTTCTTAACCTGGATGAGCTTTCAGTGGACAGGACGAAATTCATTGAAGAGCTGCGTTCGGAGAATATCGGTACGACGGTGCACTTCATCCCGATCCACTATCATCCTTACTTCAGAGATGCGCTGGGATACAAGAAGGGCGACTTCCCGAAGACAGAAGCTCTCTACGAAAGAGAGATTAGTCTCCCCCTCTATCCCTCAATGACCAAGAAGGATCTCGACGACGTCGTGTCTGCAATAGGGAAGATAGTCGGCGCGTACGGGAAGAAATGA
- a CDS encoding glycosyltransferase family 39 protein encodes MGVKWGESAGRRFLHEKGYAPPRILLTNLGVFHILAFGKIEVWTGNRALCSRQEAIAKADSSRSVQAEIGKNRAQVKPRKLSQFPYFVFLLALFLRVFYAASIGERIYWDDDNYLLWASRIVETGGRDVNTLVPPGQTLFLAGVELLPGSTVVNARLLQSLLGALTVLFLYFIGKILLGVTAARLSSFVAALYPFLVYISSALIPQCIFAFLLASAFVLLVLSGEKRRPSLLIPSGISFGLSALFVPLILPVMPAFALWLMISDRIRIRKRLVNVLILTVFTTLPVFLWGMRNYVVEGKFIPIARMGARAFFAANNPLATAEKTSMEERSKMFTPDMMQEIARSREGSAVADSVYMERTKRFVRENPQKFISLCAKRFVYFFDLYPSTFSKNPHTGKLYKAVSVVSFTPVLVFSLLGTLLLGRRWRKMFIVVLVPLLFALFHSFFTTSVRYRIPVEPYMILLASCGFLSLLAYFGFRSRDFS; translated from the coding sequence ATGGGTGTCAAGTGGGGAGAGAGCGCGGGCCGGCGTTTTCTTCATGAGAAAGGCTATGCGCCACCCAGAATCCTCTTGACCAACCTGGGAGTTTTCCATATTCTGGCCTTCGGCAAGATCGAAGTCTGGACTGGGAATAGAGCTCTGTGCAGCCGGCAAGAGGCAATTGCCAAAGCGGATTCTTCGCGCAGCGTTCAGGCAGAGATCGGAAAGAACCGGGCTCAGGTGAAACCCAGAAAACTTTCCCAATTTCCATATTTCGTTTTTCTTCTGGCCCTTTTCCTGCGGGTTTTCTACGCGGCTTCCATCGGCGAGAGAATCTACTGGGATGATGACAACTATCTTCTCTGGGCTTCAAGAATTGTCGAAACCGGTGGAAGAGATGTAAACACGCTTGTCCCGCCGGGGCAAACTCTTTTCCTGGCGGGTGTGGAGCTTCTCCCCGGAAGTACCGTTGTAAATGCACGACTGCTTCAATCCCTTCTGGGGGCGCTCACCGTGCTTTTCCTCTACTTCATAGGAAAAATCCTTCTGGGAGTAACTGCCGCACGATTATCCTCGTTTGTGGCAGCGCTCTATCCTTTTCTGGTCTACATTTCCTCAGCTCTCATCCCCCAATGCATATTTGCATTCCTCCTGGCCTCAGCCTTCGTATTGCTTGTCCTGTCGGGTGAAAAGCGAAGACCTTCCCTATTGATTCCATCGGGGATTTCTTTCGGGCTCTCTGCCCTCTTTGTTCCGCTGATACTTCCCGTGATGCCTGCATTTGCTCTCTGGCTCATGATTTCGGACAGAATCCGGATCAGGAAACGGCTGGTCAACGTTCTCATACTTACGGTCTTCACAACACTTCCTGTCTTTCTTTGGGGAATGAGGAACTACGTGGTTGAGGGGAAGTTCATTCCAATTGCGAGGATGGGGGCAAGGGCGTTCTTTGCCGCGAACAATCCTCTTGCGACTGCCGAGAAAACAAGCATGGAAGAGCGGAGTAAGATGTTCACGCCCGACATGATGCAGGAGATAGCCAGAAGCCGTGAGGGTTCTGCTGTCGCGGACTCTGTTTACATGGAGAGAACAAAGCGGTTCGTACGGGAGAATCCACAGAAGTTCATTTCTCTCTGTGCAAAGCGATTTGTTTACTTTTTCGACCTGTACCCGAGCACGTTTTCGAAGAATCCGCACACCGGGAAGCTCTACAAGGCTGTGAGCGTCGTGAGCTTCACTCCTGTGCTTGTCTTCTCGTTGCTTGGAACTCTCCTCCTCGGAAGACGCTGGAGGAAAATGTTTATCGTTGTTCTCGTGCCGCTCCTCTTCGCCTTGTTCCATTCGTTCTTCACAACATCGGTGCGATACAGGATACCGGTTGAGCCCTACATGATCCTCCTGGCCTCTTGCGGGTTTCTGAGCCTCCTGGCATACTTCGGATTCAGATCGAGAGATTTCTCATGA
- a CDS encoding alginate lyase family protein, with protein sequence MNKKFRWFSRRLAAMSWEEILLRAGRQGRDEVERLKCLLAAPSIEDFRAATDEKSRAECAKKFFFLSQNPVRIKEYVAREKPEWLSSTNRKAEEALSHRVSFFGREYYLGDRIEWSRDYSTGNVCPLRFWTRINYRDSEKFGDHKVTWELNRHQHLVPLSKGYFYTSDERYLREIVSQLDDWTETNPFLKGINWTSPLELALRLISWAWIFNFLGDSIRANKKFYEKFLLSAYLHADHIEKNLSLYSSANNHLIGECTGLLFAGLAFPQCLKSRRWVEKASSMLWDEAVAQIYEDGIGKEQATDYLLFVVELYMLAFILSERNGLRVPEKAKNRIERSLEFIMYITDREGNVPRIGDSDEGKAFTLSENDDKRARALLSVGGIYFGRKEFSLSAGRIHEEALWLLGLEAMDDESSAAGQEIELSSKVFEKGGYSVMRCGEGTGEKLIVFDFGELGYLSLAAHGHADCLSLCVSASGEELLVDPGTYSYHTEPDFREYFRGTFAHNALSIDKESQSESLGPFLWGKRARGRLRMWFSDRVADFAEAEHDGYESKFSATHVRGVAFVKPEGLVVCDTVCGKGTRSAVIRWHLPPGSNLISSGEEGVTVATPGGNQILFAFFSTTSLSQEWIEGKLNPPQGWFSPHLGLRIPCPTLEIGARGELPFSVTSLIFPLGKLGLSRKIRMRHLSGANSSSKRQIHGLALGKEEAVEYYYVNYSDEEVAFDSFRARGKFVFLKEVRGKVDTIFGTELAYVERDGKKIVEVSPPVEALSCDLSKETPLLGASSPTRVRLLLNGRSCDFTAGQSETARGGEVEMEARR encoded by the coding sequence TTGAACAAGAAATTCCGTTGGTTTTCGCGAAGACTCGCGGCAATGTCCTGGGAAGAGATTCTCCTGAGGGCGGGCAGGCAGGGACGAGATGAGGTGGAGAGATTAAAGTGCCTCCTGGCCGCACCATCGATTGAAGATTTCCGGGCTGCCACCGATGAGAAATCACGGGCCGAGTGTGCCAAGAAATTCTTCTTTTTGTCGCAAAATCCTGTCCGCATCAAAGAGTACGTTGCCAGGGAAAAGCCGGAATGGCTTTCGAGTACCAACAGGAAAGCGGAGGAGGCGCTGTCGCACAGGGTTTCATTCTTCGGTAGGGAATACTATCTGGGCGACAGGATTGAATGGTCAAGAGACTATTCGACCGGAAACGTCTGTCCGCTCCGCTTTTGGACACGGATTAATTACAGGGACTCAGAAAAATTCGGAGACCACAAGGTCACCTGGGAACTGAACAGGCATCAACATCTTGTTCCCCTCTCCAAGGGATACTTCTACACATCCGACGAGAGGTATCTCAGGGAAATAGTCTCCCAGCTTGACGACTGGACTGAGACGAACCCGTTTCTGAAGGGAATAAACTGGACAAGTCCGCTCGAACTTGCTTTGAGACTGATTTCATGGGCATGGATTTTCAATTTCCTTGGGGATTCCATCAGAGCAAACAAGAAGTTCTACGAAAAGTTCCTGCTCTCTGCTTATCTTCATGCAGATCACATTGAGAAAAACCTCTCCCTTTATTCATCGGCAAACAATCACCTGATAGGTGAATGCACCGGTCTTCTCTTTGCCGGTCTGGCATTTCCGCAGTGCCTGAAATCCCGGAGGTGGGTGGAAAAGGCCTCCAGTATGTTGTGGGATGAAGCAGTAGCGCAGATCTATGAGGACGGAATCGGGAAGGAGCAGGCGACTGACTATCTCCTTTTTGTTGTCGAGCTGTACATGCTTGCCTTCATTCTCAGTGAAAGAAACGGGCTGCGAGTGCCCGAGAAGGCAAAAAACCGGATAGAGCGTTCCCTGGAGTTCATAATGTACATCACTGACAGAGAGGGAAACGTTCCGAGGATCGGTGATTCTGACGAGGGAAAGGCCTTCACACTTTCGGAGAATGATGACAAAAGAGCCAGGGCGCTCCTTTCCGTTGGTGGAATCTACTTTGGAAGAAAAGAGTTTAGCCTTTCGGCAGGGAGGATTCACGAAGAAGCGTTGTGGCTTCTCGGACTTGAAGCAATGGACGACGAGAGCTCCGCGGCCGGCCAGGAGATTGAGCTTTCATCAAAGGTATTTGAGAAAGGCGGTTATTCAGTGATGAGGTGCGGCGAGGGTACCGGCGAGAAACTCATTGTTTTCGATTTCGGCGAGCTCGGCTATCTTTCGCTAGCCGCGCATGGACACGCCGACTGCCTCAGTCTCTGTGTCTCGGCATCCGGCGAGGAGTTACTGGTTGACCCCGGAACTTATTCCTACCACACTGAGCCTGATTTCAGGGAATACTTCAGGGGAACATTCGCTCACAACGCGCTTTCCATCGACAAGGAATCCCAATCCGAGAGTCTCGGGCCGTTTCTCTGGGGAAAAAGGGCACGAGGACGCTTGAGAATGTGGTTTTCAGACAGAGTCGCCGACTTTGCGGAAGCCGAGCACGATGGCTACGAATCGAAGTTCTCGGCGACGCACGTCAGAGGAGTCGCCTTCGTCAAACCTGAAGGCCTGGTTGTCTGCGATACCGTCTGCGGCAAGGGGACAAGAAGCGCAGTGATAAGATGGCACCTTCCTCCCGGCTCAAACCTCATTTCGAGCGGGGAAGAAGGGGTAACAGTGGCGACCCCGGGAGGGAATCAGATACTGTTCGCGTTTTTCTCAACGACGTCTCTCTCTCAGGAGTGGATTGAGGGGAAGCTTAATCCCCCTCAAGGCTGGTTTTCTCCCCATCTTGGGCTGCGAATTCCCTGTCCAACCCTGGAAATCGGTGCCCGGGGCGAGCTTCCCTTCTCGGTTACGAGTTTGATATTTCCGTTGGGAAAGCTGGGATTAAGCCGAAAAATTAGGATGAGGCACCTTTCCGGGGCAAATTCGTCATCCAAGAGGCAAATTCACGGGCTTGCCCTGGGGAAGGAAGAAGCAGTTGAATACTATTATGTGAACTACTCAGATGAAGAGGTCGCATTTGACTCCTTCAGGGCACGAGGGAAGTTTGTTTTCCTGAAGGAAGTCCGGGGAAAAGTGGATACGATTTTCGGCACGGAGCTCGCTTATGTCGAAAGGGACGGCAAGAAGATAGTTGAAGTATCTCCGCCCGTTGAGGCCCTTTCATGTGATCTTTCAAAGGAAACCCCTCTTCTTGGGGCTTCCTCCCCGACCCGTGTCAGGCTTCTTCTTAATGGCAGGTCATGTGACTTCACAGCCGGACAAAGTGAAACTGCGCGGGGAGGCGAAGTCGAAATGGAGGCTCGAAGATGA